DNA sequence from the Edaphobacter lichenicola genome:
CAAACCTCCGCCCAGCCGAAGTACTACAACCGGTACAAGATTGTTGAGCCCTACTTCCAGGACAACTGGCGCGTAACTCCGAAACTGACCCTTAACCTCGGCCTTCGGTTGAGCCTCTTCGGTACCTATCACGACATCAGCAACCAGTCCGGCAACTTTGAGCCTTCGGCATGGAAGGCTACGAGTGCACCAACGATTGACGCAGACGGATCGATCACAGGTCAGGCAGGAGCCCTTGTGCCCGGTACCGGAAATGTCTTCAACGGCGTGGTCTCTTGTGGCAAGAATGGCGTGTATTCGGGCTGTATGAGCGGGCACCTCTTCAATCCTGCGCCGCGAGTAGGGTTTGCTTATGACGTCTTCGGCAACGGGAAGCTTGCGGTGCGCGGCGGCTATGGCATCTTCTTCGAACACACCAATGGCAACGAGAGCAACTCCGAGTCTTTGGAGGGTTCCGCTCCAATCGTACAGACCCCGAATAAGTACAACTTCACCGGCTACACCAACGCAGGCGGAGCCGGCCTGCAGTTCCCGCTAGCGTTTTTCGCAATCCCAACCCACGCTGTCTGGCCGTACGTCCAGCAATATAACTTGGCTGTCCAGGGTGAGTTGCCAAGCCACACGGTACTGCAGATAGCCTACGTCGGCAGCGTTGGCAGGCATCTGCCCACCTGGTCTGACCTGAACCAGCTCAGGCCACTGACCGCAACGGAAAACCCTTACGGCCCAGGCCAGGCAATCTCTGCTAACGACTGCCTCACAAACACTGTAAATGGGCAGCCGCTAACCGGAGATCCCTTGATCCGCCTGGAAGTTGCTTGCGGGACCTCTGCTGATTTGTTCCGGCCTTATACAGGCATCAGTGGAATCAATAACTCAACCAACTCCGTGAATTCGATCTACAACGCGCTGCAGATCGGAGTCAGCCGATACTTTGGTGGCTTGAACGGCAGCCTGGCGTACACCTACGGTCACTCCATCGACGAAGGTTCGAACGGCGCGTATGGGAATACCGAAGTAATCAACAGCTACAACCTCAGCCAGAGCAGGGCGAGCTCAAACTTCGACGAACGGCACAGCCTTGCAGTTAGTCTGGTCTATGACATTCCCCTCTTCACCCAACCCGGACTTTTGCACTCGGTCCTTGGGGGATGGCAGGTCTCAGATCTCACCATCTTTCAAACCGGCACGCCCTTCAGCCTGACCAACCAGGCCAACACGGATAACGCCGGAACAGGAAATGCCTTCGCCAACACTGCAAATGGTCAAGTGCAATCCTATCCGGATATCGTTGGGAAGATACACGGCAAAGTCGCTACCAAGTATCCCTCTGGGCCGGGACCGCGGCTTTATAACAGCGATGCCTTTGCCGCTCCTCAAGGGCTCACCTATGGCAACGCTGGCCGCAACGTGCTCAACCTTCCGTCTCGCACGAACTTCGATATGGGGCTGTTCAAGAACTTTGCCATCCGCGAGGACATGCACTTCGAGTTCCGTACGGAGGCGTTCAACGTCTTCAACCATACTCAGTGGAGTACGATCAATTCGTCCACAAGCTGCTACGCCGTCGCAGGAGGCTGTTCGGCCGACCCCTTCCTGACGGCGACCGCAGCGCACAACGCGCGCATCCTCCAATTCGCTGGAAAATTTGTCTTCTAATCAGCAAGGCAATGCATGCTGGCTGGGCCGTTCCGTACGGTTCAGCCAGCATCTGGTTGCTTGACAAATTGCTCCCACGAAAGAGGGTGGAGAAATATAGTTACCCTGCCCTGGACCGCTCTAACCCTCACAAGGTCACATCAAAGTCCAAGCCTAAGCCACCTATCCTGAATACTTTGGCGCATTTTCCGGGGGATGGGGGATTTGGATCCTCGCGCAATGGGCGCGTTTATCGGCACTAATCTGTTCATGGCAAGCAGTAGTGCACGAGGTGAGTGAACCCACATCTCTGTAGGAGAGATGTGGGTCAAACCTGCCTTTGGAAGAAGGCCTTTCGCTTATCAGCCGAGCCAGGAAGAGTTACGGATCACACTGCAGAAGTTGCCACGGTGAAAGGCGGGATCTTTGTCTGCGAGCACGTCCGCTTTAACGTTTCCGAAGGTAGTCTCAGGCTTGTGTTTGATGCCGTCGTAGAAGGTCTGGAGGATATCCTCTTTGAAATGGGCTGTACGCGGGAACGCCTGCACAACCGCGTTGCGGTCTGACTCTGTGAAGCTGGTGTAGTCGATTCCGAGCACATCCATTTCGACGCCTGCCGTCACGAGGGCAACGACCGGATGCATATATTGAGGGATGCCGGGAGTTGTGTGAAGTGCAATCGCAGTCCATACGCGGTCGATGTCCTCTTCAGAGATGCTATGGCGGCGCAGGAAGTCGCGCGCGGCATTTGCACCATCAACCTCAAAACGGTCTGCGGCGCTGCTGTAAGCAGGTACGAGACCGATGTCGTGGAACATTGCGCCGGCGTAGAGAAGTTCGGCATCAAAGTTGAAGCCACGACGCTGGCCTGCGAGCGCGCCAAAGTAGTAGACGCGGCTGGAGTGATTGAAGAGCAGAGTCGATTCCGTATCGCGAATGAACTCCGTGATTTCATTGGCAAGAGTACTGTCTGGAACTGTGATGCCCGAGATGAGTGCTGCTTGAGAAGCCTGAGTTGATATGGTCATGGACGCCTCCTGCGTGATTTGCTTACATATCCACGCTAGAACTTCCGGTGTGTGAACGCCACGACATGATTACAGCAATTTAGGACATTTGCATCTACGAGACTGACCCACGCGCGAGTGTGCTCTTAAAGCGACTGACGTATTCGGCCGCAGTAACGCCGAGGACCCGGAGAAAGGTGCGGCGCATCGCATCTGCAGATTTGAAGCCGCAGGAGTCGGCTATTTCTTTAAGCCCGCGAGAGGAGCTGTCGATGATCTGCTGTGCTGCTTCGACGCGCATGCGGTCAACGAACTGGCCGGGGTTCATTCCGGTCTCGCGGAGGCAGACGCGCGTGAAATGGCGAGCGCTCATACCAATGCGCTCGGCGAGCGACTCAACGGTAAGGTCTTCACGAAGGTGTTGGAGCATCCATATTTGAAGCTCGCGCAATGGCTGCGAGGTGACGGCCTGATGGGAGAGCATGTGACTGTATTGCGCTTGTCCGCCCGGACGCACGAGGAACATGACGAGGAAGCGCGCGATCTTGAGAGCTGTTTCATGTCCGTGATCTTCTTCGACCAGCGCGAGCGAGAGGTCAATTCCGGCTGTGATACCTGCCGATGTGTAGATAGAGCCGTCGCGCAGATAGATAGGCTCGGGCCGCACAACGACGTTTGGGTACTCCCTGGCGAGACGGTCGCAGAAGTTCCAGTGCGTAACGGCTTGCTTCCCGTCCAGGAGACCTGCTTCGGCGAGAAGGAACGCGCCGGTACAGATGGATGCGACACGACGTGACTGCCTTGCGGTTTTCGCGATCCAGACGATGAAGTTAGGATCGTAACTGCCACTTTCTGCGCCGGGACCTCCGACG
Encoded proteins:
- a CDS encoding HD domain-containing protein, yielding MTISTQASQAALISGITVPDSTLANEITEFIRDTESTLLFNHSSRVYYFGALAGQRRGFNFDAELLYAGAMFHDIGLVPAYSSAADRFEVDGANAARDFLRRHSISEEDIDRVWTAIALHTTPGIPQYMHPVVALVTAGVEMDVLGIDYTSFTESDRNAVVQAFPRTAHFKEDILQTFYDGIKHKPETTFGNVKADVLADKDPAFHRGNFCSVIRNSSWLG
- a CDS encoding GlxA family transcriptional regulator, giving the protein MRKVVIIGPSPVQILDVTGPFEVFSNAPDYEIQLANPGLERTLQTNRGVVLAHATPIADVRGPIDTLVIVGGPGAESGSYDPNFIVWIAKTARQSRRVASICTGAFLLAEAGLLDGKQAVTHWNFCDRLAREYPNVVVRPEPIYLRDGSIYTSAGITAGIDLSLALVEEDHGHETALKIARFLVMFLVRPGGQAQYSHMLSHQAVTSQPLRELQIWMLQHLREDLTVESLAERIGMSARHFTRVCLRETGMNPGQFVDRMRVEAAQQIIDSSSRGLKEIADSCGFKSADAMRRTFLRVLGVTAAEYVSRFKSTLARGSVS